A window of the Pyxidicoccus trucidator genome harbors these coding sequences:
- a CDS encoding PAS domain S-box protein, translated as MTPSEHIPAERSQEARAARPKASILMVDDHPSNLLALEAILEPLGQELVKATSGEEALKFLLKRDFAVILMDVQMPGLDGFQTATIIKQRERTRTIPIIFLTALSRDAAHVFKGYAHGAVDYLLKPFDPEILRSKVSVFVDLFLKEQEIQRQAALLRQRDREALERQSELRYRRLTESLPEVMWAARPDGSFTYANRAGRDYTGIQEDEPLSLTTFLEFVHPTDREAMRGVWEQAIRLGQRVEREFRLRRFDGVYRWHLARAVPERDESGQLVGWIAVATDIDDKRRAEEALGRFKTTLDATLDCVLMFSPDSLTLTYANAGAAKQLAGSVDELVGLSVLEVEGAFDEEGFRKLLAPLLSGTLPSQTYSTTHRRRDGSEVPVEVVLQFVAADSGPGRFISVARDITERQRAETALRLASEAKDAFLAAASHELRTPLAAAKGHAHLALLKLGNETEAGPGKSLKIINRQIDRMAKLVEDLLDISRLQAGRLSLELERFDLSQLVHETRDRMAVLSQGHELNVETPDGLEGTWDRGRLDQVLTNLLSNAMRYSPEGGPVLVRLTNEGEGVHLCVGDRGVGIPKEKQGLIFERFGRAHGSKYGGLGLGLTISQGIVEQHGGRIWVESAGVPGEGSSFHVWLPRETEPQTAAVHPSSGTRTAN; from the coding sequence ATGACGCCTAGCGAACACATCCCCGCCGAACGCAGCCAGGAGGCACGGGCCGCCCGCCCCAAGGCGAGCATCCTGATGGTGGACGACCACCCGTCCAACCTGCTGGCACTCGAGGCCATCCTCGAGCCCCTGGGGCAGGAGCTGGTGAAGGCCACCAGCGGTGAGGAAGCGCTCAAGTTCCTGCTCAAGCGGGACTTCGCCGTCATCCTGATGGACGTGCAGATGCCCGGGCTGGATGGCTTCCAGACGGCCACCATCATCAAGCAGCGCGAGCGCACCCGCACCATCCCCATCATCTTCCTCACCGCGCTCAGCCGCGACGCCGCCCATGTCTTCAAGGGCTACGCGCACGGCGCGGTGGACTACCTGCTCAAGCCGTTCGACCCCGAAATCCTCCGCTCCAAGGTCAGCGTCTTCGTGGACCTGTTCCTCAAGGAGCAGGAAATCCAGCGGCAGGCGGCGCTCCTCCGTCAGCGAGACCGCGAAGCACTGGAGCGGCAGAGCGAGCTGCGCTACCGCCGGCTCACCGAGTCGCTGCCCGAGGTGATGTGGGCGGCGCGGCCGGACGGCTCCTTCACCTACGCCAACCGCGCAGGGCGCGACTACACCGGCATCCAGGAGGACGAGCCGCTGTCGCTCACCACCTTCCTGGAGTTCGTCCACCCCACGGACCGCGAAGCCATGCGCGGCGTGTGGGAGCAGGCCATCCGCCTGGGGCAGCGCGTGGAGCGCGAGTTCCGCCTGCGCCGCTTCGACGGTGTGTACCGCTGGCACCTGGCGCGCGCGGTGCCCGAGCGCGACGAGTCCGGGCAGCTCGTCGGCTGGATTGCCGTCGCCACCGACATCGACGACAAGCGCCGGGCGGAAGAGGCGCTGGGGCGCTTCAAGACGACGCTGGACGCCACGCTGGACTGCGTCCTCATGTTCTCTCCCGACTCGCTGACGCTCACCTACGCCAACGCGGGCGCGGCCAAGCAGCTGGCCGGCAGCGTGGACGAGCTGGTGGGGCTGTCGGTGCTGGAGGTGGAGGGCGCCTTCGACGAGGAGGGCTTCCGCAAGCTGCTGGCCCCGCTGCTCAGCGGCACCCTGCCCAGCCAGACGTACTCCACCACCCACCGCCGCCGGGACGGCTCCGAGGTGCCGGTGGAGGTGGTGCTCCAGTTCGTGGCCGCCGACTCGGGGCCGGGCCGCTTCATCTCCGTGGCGCGCGACATCACCGAGCGGCAGCGCGCGGAGACGGCGCTGCGGCTGGCCAGCGAGGCCAAGGACGCCTTCCTCGCCGCGGCCAGCCACGAGCTGCGCACCCCGCTGGCGGCGGCCAAGGGCCACGCCCACCTCGCGCTGCTCAAGCTGGGCAACGAGACGGAGGCCGGGCCGGGCAAGTCACTGAAAATCATCAACCGGCAAATCGACCGGATGGCCAAGCTGGTGGAGGACCTGCTCGACATCAGCCGGCTGCAGGCGGGGCGCCTCTCACTGGAGCTGGAGCGCTTCGACTTGAGCCAGCTGGTGCACGAGACGCGGGACCGCATGGCGGTGCTGTCGCAGGGCCATGAGCTGAACGTGGAGACGCCCGACGGGCTGGAGGGCACGTGGGATAGGGGGCGCCTGGACCAGGTGCTCACCAACCTCCTGTCCAACGCCATGCGCTACTCGCCCGAGGGCGGGCCGGTGCTGGTGCGGCTCACCAACGAGGGCGAGGGCGTGCACCTGTGCGTGGGGGACCGCGGCGTGGGCATCCCCAAGGAGAAGCAGGGGCTCATCTTCGAGCGCTTCGGCCGCGCGCATGGCAGCAAGTACGGCGGCCTGGGCCTGGGGCTCACCATCAGCCAGGGCATCGTCGAGCAGCACGGCGGCCGCATCTGGGTGGAGTCCGCGGGCGTGCCCGGCGAGGGCTCCTCCTTCCATGTGTGGCTGCCCCGCGAGACGGAGCCGCAGACCGCCGCCGTGCACCCGTCGTCCGGCACGCGCACCGCGAACTGA
- a CDS encoding type II toxin-antitoxin system RelE family toxin, giving the protein MHRIVPKASGPYRVVFTPQTWKQIGLMPTALFDAFQGAVDNLASSPGKVPPSPLAVDGLVVTYERDDAARVITLVDITRAPTGSP; this is encoded by the coding sequence ATGCACCGCATCGTTCCCAAGGCCTCGGGCCCCTACCGCGTCGTCTTCACGCCCCAGACGTGGAAGCAGATCGGCTTGATGCCCACCGCGCTCTTCGACGCGTTCCAGGGTGCCGTGGACAACCTGGCGTCCTCCCCGGGGAAGGTGCCTCCCTCGCCGCTCGCCGTGGACGGACTGGTGGTGACGTACGAGCGGGATGACGCGGCGCGGGTCATCACCCTGGTGGACATCACCCGGGCGCCCACCGGGTCCCCATGA
- a CDS encoding type II toxin-antitoxin system RelE family toxin has product MESPTPSSHSAYAVEVAPSAWRQLGHLSHQDYGLLQQRLTALAALASEGRLPDPRFIEAAGVDTALSLTVGDFVLLYQVDPVRSAIRLTEVTLRLVTLPPPALPR; this is encoded by the coding sequence ATGGAATCCCCCACCCCTTCATCCCACTCCGCCTACGCGGTCGAGGTCGCTCCGTCCGCGTGGCGGCAGCTCGGCCATCTCTCCCATCAGGACTATGGGCTCCTGCAGCAGCGGCTGACGGCGCTGGCGGCGCTCGCCTCGGAAGGCCGGCTGCCGGACCCGCGCTTCATCGAGGCGGCGGGCGTGGACACGGCCCTGTCCCTCACCGTGGGCGACTTCGTCCTCCTCTACCAGGTGGACCCGGTGCGCTCCGCCATCCGACTGACGGAGGTCACCCTCCGGCTCGTCACCCTCCCGCCCCCGGCGCTTCCCCGGTAG
- a CDS encoding HAMP domain-containing protein — translation MQPLLAALRAVQGGDFSVRLPGGSTDAVMEEIARAFNAVVTLNSAMTHEIVRVERVVGREGRMGERVSLGDVRGDWATGVNSINALIGDLVQPTTEVARVLVAVAEGDLTQKMALEIDGQPVKGEFLRIGTTVNAMVDQLNSFAAEVTRVAKEVGSDGKLGGQADVKGVSGVWKDLTDNVNLMANNLTAQVRNIAEVSTAVANGDLSKKITVDARGEVFELKSTINTMVDQLNGFASEVTRVAREVGTEGKLGGQAAVPGVSGTWKDLTDNVNFMASNLTTQVRGIVKVVTAVANGDLTQKLMVPSQGEIAALGATLNNMTDTLNVFAQQVTSVARTVGVEGKLGAQAQVPGAAGTWKDLTDNVNLMANNLTAQVRNIAEVTTAVAKGDLSKKITVDVKGEVLELKDTINTMVDQLRAFASEVTRVAREVGTDGKLGGQADVKGVAGVWKDLTDNVNYMASNLTTQVRNIALVTTSVANGDLSKKITVDARGEILELKNTINTMVDQLNSFASEVTRVAREVGTHGKLGGQAEVRGVSGTWKDLTDNVNVMAVNLTTQVRGIAKVVTAVANGDLTQRLKMEAKGEVAELADTINAMTQTLSIFAQQVTDVARTVGVEGKLGAQAVVPGVAGTWKDLTNNVNLLANNLTDQVRNIAEVTTAVARGDLSRKITVDAKGEVLELKSTINTMVDQLRAFASEVTRVAKEVGTEGKLGGQADVKGVSGVWKDLTDNVNFMASNLTSQVRGIVRVVTAVANGDLTQKLMMDAKGEIAALADTINAMTQTLSIFAQQVTDVARTVGVEGKLGAQAEVPGVAGTWKDLTNNVNLLANNLTAQVRNIAEVTTAVANGDLSKKITVDAKGEVLELKSTINTMVDQLRAFAAEVTRVAKEVGTEGKLGGQADVKGVSGVWKDLTDNVNVLAGNLTDQVRNIAKVTTAVANGDLSQKITVSVKGEVLELKNTINTMVDQLRAFASEVTRVAKEVGTEGKLGGQAAVPGVAGVWKDLTDNVNVLAGNLTDQVRNIAKVTTAVANGDLSQKISVEARGEILELKSTINTMVDQLRAFAAEVTRVAKEVGTDGKLGGQAAVPGVAGTWKDLTDNVNSMASNLTAQVRNIALVTTAVANGDLSKKITVDAKGEILELKDTINIMVDQLNSFASEVTRVAREVGTEGKLGGQAEVRGVSGVWKDLTDNVNFMARNLTTQVRGIVKVVTAVANGDLKQKLVVEAKGEVAALAETINNMTDTLGTFAEQVSTVAREVGVEGKLGGQARVPGVAGTWKDLTDNVNFMASNLTTQVRGIVRVVTAVANGDLTQKLIVDAKGEVAALADTINNMTDTLGTFAEQVSTVAREVGIEGKLGGQARVPGARGTWRQLTDNVNQLAGTLTSQLRAISDVATAVTKGDLTRSITVVAEGEVAALKDNINQMIVNLRETTQKNQEQDWLKTNLAKFSGMMQGQKSLDAVSRLIMSELTPLVSAHHGAFFLVDGEAGTPLLKLTSTYAYRERKHIANRFRMGEGLVGQAALERKTILLTRVPSDYITISSGLGESAPLNIIVLPVLFEGEVKAVIELASFHPFSAIHQIFLDQLTESIGVVLNMIIANMRTEQLLLQSQGLTQELQSQSKELTQQQDALKRSNIELEEKAKLLEEQNRRVEEKNNEVERARVSLEEKAEQLTVISKYKSEFLANMSHELRTPLNSLLILAKLLSDNKDGNLSNKQVEYANTIYASGGDLLSLINEILDLSKVEAGKMQVEPRDIVLSELNQFIDRSFRPVADQKGLAFTVEVAPGSPRHVRTDPQRLQQVLKNLLSNAFKFTDEGSVKMKVSVADKATRLDHEVLKRSRHVIAFSVTDTGIGIAKDKQRLIFEAFQQADGSTARKYGGTGLGLSISREIAKLLGGEIHVQSEPKKGSTFTLYLPPEYVGPEDEGLPPLSGPNEPLPRPPPSPDFQASVPAPVHLPPTVAESSHVLDAALPPQVESTLAPVAVEDDREHIREGDRVLLVIEDDVKFARIMVQMAREKGFKALVATRGDTGLSMANEYQPHAITLDIQLPVVDGWSVLDRLKRNPRTRHIPVHVISVMDKHQGNSQGAFGYLTKPVSKEGLERVFNQLSSFLERKERRLLLVEDDDTQRDSLVKLLADGGDVAVTAVATGEEVLQKLEEHEYDCLVIDLLLPDTDGIKLVEEVKTQQRFRDLPIVVYTGKELTSKDEARLRRYTGSVILKSGSKSPELLLSDTALFLHRLDQNLPPRARAALAQRNEKDSELASKKVLVVDDDMRNIFALTSVLENHGMQVVFAENGRAAIEMLEQHRDVDIVLMDVMMPEMDGYETMRAIRKDLKYASLPIIAVTAKALKDDREKCMAAGASDYLPKPVDTDKLLELIRLWVSA, via the coding sequence ATGCAGCCGCTGCTCGCCGCGCTCCGGGCGGTGCAGGGCGGTGACTTCTCCGTGCGCCTGCCCGGTGGCTCCACCGACGCGGTGATGGAGGAGATTGCCCGCGCCTTCAACGCGGTGGTGACGCTCAACTCCGCGATGACGCACGAGATTGTCCGCGTGGAGCGCGTCGTCGGCCGCGAGGGCCGCATGGGCGAGCGCGTCTCGCTGGGCGACGTCCGCGGCGACTGGGCCACCGGCGTCAACTCCATCAACGCCCTCATCGGCGACCTGGTGCAGCCCACCACGGAAGTCGCGCGCGTGCTGGTGGCGGTGGCCGAAGGCGACCTCACCCAGAAGATGGCCCTCGAAATCGACGGCCAGCCGGTGAAGGGCGAGTTCCTCCGCATCGGCACCACCGTGAACGCGATGGTGGATCAGCTCAACTCGTTCGCCGCCGAAGTGACACGCGTCGCCAAGGAAGTGGGCAGCGACGGCAAGCTGGGCGGTCAGGCCGACGTGAAGGGCGTGTCCGGCGTGTGGAAGGACCTCACGGACAACGTGAACCTGATGGCCAACAACCTCACGGCCCAGGTGCGTAACATCGCCGAGGTGTCCACCGCGGTGGCCAACGGCGACCTGTCCAAGAAGATTACGGTCGACGCGCGCGGCGAGGTCTTCGAGCTGAAGAGCACCATCAACACGATGGTGGACCAGCTCAACGGCTTCGCCTCGGAAGTGACGCGCGTGGCCCGCGAGGTGGGCACCGAGGGGAAGCTGGGTGGTCAGGCCGCGGTGCCCGGTGTGTCCGGCACGTGGAAGGACCTCACGGACAACGTGAACTTCATGGCGTCCAACCTCACCACCCAGGTGCGCGGCATCGTCAAGGTGGTGACGGCCGTCGCCAACGGGGACCTCACCCAGAAGCTGATGGTGCCGTCGCAGGGTGAGATTGCCGCGCTGGGCGCGACGCTCAACAACATGACGGACACGCTCAACGTGTTCGCGCAGCAGGTGACCAGCGTCGCCCGCACGGTGGGGGTCGAGGGCAAGCTGGGCGCCCAGGCCCAGGTGCCCGGCGCCGCCGGCACGTGGAAGGACCTCACCGACAATGTGAACCTGATGGCCAACAACCTCACGGCCCAGGTCCGCAACATCGCCGAGGTGACGACGGCCGTCGCCAAGGGCGACCTGTCCAAGAAGATTACGGTGGACGTGAAGGGCGAGGTGCTCGAGCTGAAGGACACCATCAACACGATGGTGGACCAGCTCCGCGCCTTCGCCTCCGAGGTGACTCGCGTCGCTCGCGAGGTGGGCACCGACGGCAAGCTGGGCGGCCAGGCCGACGTGAAGGGCGTTGCCGGCGTCTGGAAGGACCTCACGGACAACGTGAACTACATGGCCTCCAACCTCACCACGCAGGTGCGAAACATCGCGCTGGTGACGACCTCGGTGGCCAATGGTGACCTGTCCAAGAAGATTACCGTCGACGCTCGCGGCGAGATTCTGGAGCTGAAGAACACCATCAACACGATGGTGGACCAGCTGAACTCGTTCGCCTCGGAAGTCACGCGCGTTGCTCGCGAGGTCGGTACCCACGGCAAGCTGGGCGGTCAGGCCGAGGTGCGCGGCGTGTCCGGCACGTGGAAGGACCTCACGGACAATGTGAACGTGATGGCCGTCAACCTCACCACCCAGGTGCGAGGCATCGCCAAGGTGGTGACGGCGGTAGCCAACGGCGACCTCACCCAGCGCCTGAAGATGGAGGCCAAGGGCGAGGTGGCCGAGCTGGCCGACACCATCAACGCGATGACGCAGACGCTGTCCATCTTCGCCCAGCAGGTCACGGACGTCGCCCGCACGGTGGGCGTGGAAGGGAAGCTGGGCGCCCAGGCGGTGGTGCCCGGAGTGGCCGGCACGTGGAAGGACCTCACGAACAACGTGAACCTGCTCGCGAACAACCTCACCGACCAGGTCCGTAACATCGCCGAGGTGACGACGGCCGTCGCCCGGGGTGACCTGTCGCGCAAGATTACGGTTGATGCGAAGGGCGAGGTGCTGGAGCTGAAGAGCACCATCAACACGATGGTGGACCAGCTCCGCGCGTTCGCCTCCGAAGTGACTCGCGTCGCCAAGGAAGTCGGTACGGAAGGGAAGCTCGGCGGTCAGGCCGACGTGAAGGGCGTGTCCGGCGTCTGGAAGGACCTCACGGACAACGTGAACTTCATGGCGTCCAACCTCACCAGCCAGGTGCGCGGCATCGTCCGCGTGGTGACGGCGGTTGCGAACGGCGACCTCACCCAGAAGCTGATGATGGATGCGAAGGGCGAGATTGCCGCCCTCGCGGACACCATCAACGCGATGACGCAGACGCTGTCCATCTTCGCCCAGCAGGTGACGGACGTCGCCCGCACGGTGGGTGTCGAGGGCAAGCTGGGCGCCCAGGCCGAGGTGCCGGGCGTCGCGGGCACGTGGAAGGATCTCACGAACAACGTGAACCTGCTCGCGAACAACCTCACCGCGCAGGTGCGAAACATCGCCGAAGTCACCACGGCCGTCGCGAATGGGGACCTGTCCAAGAAGATTACGGTTGATGCGAAGGGCGAGGTGCTGGAGCTGAAGAGCACCATCAACACGATGGTGGACCAGCTCCGCGCCTTCGCCGCCGAGGTGACTCGCGTCGCCAAGGAAGTCGGTACCGAAGGCAAGCTGGGCGGTCAGGCCGACGTGAAGGGCGTGTCCGGCGTGTGGAAGGACCTCACGGACAACGTGAATGTCCTCGCCGGCAACCTCACCGACCAGGTGCGAAACATCGCGAAGGTGACGACGGCCGTCGCGAACGGCGACCTCTCGCAGAAAATCACCGTCTCCGTGAAGGGCGAGGTGCTCGAGCTGAAGAACACCATCAACACGATGGTGGACCAGCTCCGCGCGTTCGCCTCCGAGGTGACTCGCGTCGCCAAGGAAGTCGGCACGGAAGGCAAGCTGGGCGGTCAGGCCGCGGTGCCCGGAGTCGCGGGCGTGTGGAAGGACCTCACGGACAACGTGAATGTCCTCGCCGGCAACCTCACCGACCAGGTGCGAAACATCGCGAAGGTGACGACGGCCGTTGCCAACGGCGACCTGTCGCAGAAGATCTCCGTCGAGGCGCGCGGCGAAATCCTGGAGCTGAAGAGCACCATCAACACGATGGTGGACCAGCTCCGCGCCTTCGCCGCCGAGGTGACGCGCGTCGCGAAGGAAGTGGGTACGGACGGCAAGCTGGGAGGGCAAGCCGCGGTGCCGGGTGTCGCCGGCACGTGGAAGGACCTCACGGACAACGTGAACAGCATGGCCTCCAACCTCACCGCGCAGGTGCGAAACATCGCGCTGGTGACGACGGCCGTCGCGAATGGCGACCTGTCCAAGAAGATTACGGTCGACGCGAAGGGCGAAATCCTGGAGCTGAAGGACACCATCAACATCATGGTGGACCAGCTCAACAGCTTCGCCTCCGAAGTGACGCGCGTCGCACGCGAAGTCGGTACGGAAGGAAAGCTGGGAGGGCAGGCGGAAGTGCGCGGCGTGTCCGGCGTCTGGAAGGACCTGACGGACAACGTGAACTTCATGGCCCGCAACCTCACCACCCAGGTGCGCGGCATCGTCAAGGTCGTGACGGCCGTCGCCAACGGCGACCTGAAGCAGAAGCTGGTGGTGGAAGCCAAGGGCGAGGTGGCCGCGCTCGCGGAGACCATCAACAACATGACCGACACGCTCGGCACGTTCGCCGAGCAGGTGTCCACGGTGGCCCGTGAAGTGGGTGTGGAAGGGAAGCTCGGCGGTCAGGCCCGTGTGCCCGGCGTCGCCGGCACGTGGAAGGACCTCACGGACAACGTGAACTTCATGGCGTCCAACCTCACCACCCAGGTGCGCGGCATCGTCCGCGTGGTGACGGCCGTCGCCAATGGCGATTTGACGCAGAAGCTCATCGTCGACGCGAAGGGCGAGGTGGCCGCGCTCGCGGACACCATCAACAACATGACGGACACGCTGGGCACCTTCGCCGAGCAGGTGTCCACGGTGGCCCGCGAAGTGGGTATCGAAGGAAAGCTGGGCGGCCAGGCCCGCGTGCCCGGTGCGCGCGGCACGTGGCGGCAGCTGACCGACAACGTGAACCAGCTCGCCGGTACCCTGACGAGCCAGCTGCGCGCCATCTCCGACGTCGCCACCGCGGTGACGAAGGGCGATTTGACTCGCAGCATCACCGTCGTCGCGGAGGGCGAAGTCGCCGCGCTGAAGGACAACATCAACCAGATGATCGTCAACCTGCGGGAGACGACGCAGAAGAACCAGGAGCAGGACTGGCTCAAGACGAACCTGGCGAAGTTCTCCGGCATGATGCAGGGCCAGAAGAGCCTGGACGCCGTCAGCCGCCTCATCATGAGCGAGCTGACGCCGCTGGTCTCCGCCCACCACGGCGCCTTCTTCCTCGTGGACGGCGAGGCCGGCACGCCGCTGCTCAAGCTCACCAGCACCTACGCGTACCGGGAGCGCAAGCACATCGCCAACCGGTTCCGCATGGGCGAGGGCCTTGTCGGCCAGGCTGCCCTGGAGCGGAAGACGATTCTGCTCACCCGGGTGCCCTCGGACTACATCACCATCTCCTCGGGCCTGGGTGAGTCCGCGCCGCTCAACATCATCGTCCTGCCCGTCCTCTTCGAGGGCGAGGTCAAGGCCGTCATCGAGCTGGCGTCCTTCCACCCGTTCAGCGCCATCCACCAGATTTTCCTGGACCAGCTCACCGAGAGCATTGGCGTCGTGCTGAACATGATCATCGCCAACATGCGCACGGAGCAGCTGCTGCTCCAGTCGCAGGGCCTCACGCAGGAGCTGCAGAGCCAGTCCAAGGAGCTCACGCAGCAGCAGGACGCCCTCAAGCGCTCCAACATCGAGCTGGAGGAGAAGGCGAAGCTGCTCGAGGAGCAGAACCGCCGCGTCGAGGAGAAGAACAACGAGGTGGAGCGCGCCCGCGTCAGCCTGGAGGAGAAGGCGGAGCAGCTCACCGTCATCTCCAAGTACAAGAGCGAGTTCCTGGCCAACATGAGCCACGAGCTGCGCACGCCGCTCAACTCGCTGCTCATCCTCGCCAAGCTGCTGTCGGACAACAAGGACGGCAACCTCAGCAACAAGCAGGTCGAGTACGCCAACACCATCTACGCGTCCGGCGGAGACCTGCTCAGCCTCATCAACGAGATTCTGGACCTCTCCAAGGTGGAGGCGGGGAAGATGCAGGTGGAGCCGCGGGACATCGTCCTGTCGGAGCTCAACCAGTTCATCGACCGCAGCTTCCGCCCGGTGGCGGACCAGAAGGGGCTGGCCTTCACGGTGGAGGTGGCGCCGGGCTCGCCGCGGCACGTCCGCACGGACCCGCAGCGCCTGCAGCAGGTGCTGAAGAACCTCCTGTCCAACGCCTTCAAGTTCACCGACGAGGGCAGCGTCAAGATGAAGGTGTCGGTGGCGGACAAGGCGACGCGGCTGGACCACGAGGTGCTCAAGCGCTCGCGGCACGTCATCGCCTTCTCGGTGACGGACACGGGCATCGGCATCGCCAAGGACAAGCAGCGCCTCATCTTCGAGGCCTTCCAGCAGGCGGACGGCTCCACCGCGCGCAAGTACGGTGGCACCGGCCTGGGCCTGTCCATCAGCCGCGAAATCGCCAAGCTGCTGGGCGGCGAAATCCACGTGCAGAGCGAGCCCAAGAAGGGCAGCACCTTCACGCTGTACCTGCCGCCCGAGTACGTCGGGCCCGAGGACGAGGGCCTGCCGCCGCTGTCCGGCCCCAACGAGCCGCTGCCCCGCCCGCCCCCGTCCCCGGACTTCCAGGCCTCCGTCCCCGCCCCGGTCCACCTCCCGCCCACCGTGGCGGAGAGCAGCCATGTGCTCGACGCGGCGCTGCCGCCGCAGGTGGAGTCCACGCTCGCGCCCGTCGCGGTGGAGGATGACCGGGAGCACATCCGCGAGGGAGACCGCGTCCTGCTCGTCATCGAGGACGACGTGAAGTTCGCCCGCATCATGGTGCAGATGGCGCGGGAGAAGGGCTTCAAGGCGCTGGTGGCCACCCGCGGTGACACCGGCCTGTCCATGGCCAACGAGTACCAGCCGCACGCGATTACGTTGGACATCCAGCTGCCCGTGGTGGACGGCTGGAGCGTGCTGGACCGCCTCAAGCGCAACCCGCGCACGCGGCACATCCCGGTGCACGTCATCAGCGTCATGGACAAGCACCAGGGCAACTCGCAGGGCGCCTTCGGCTACCTCACCAAGCCCGTCAGCAAGGAAGGCCTGGAGCGCGTCTTCAACCAGCTCTCCAGCTTCCTGGAGCGCAAGGAGCGCAGGCTCCTGCTGGTGGAGGACGACGACACCCAGCGCGACAGCCTGGTGAAGCTGCTGGCCGACGGCGGCGACGTGGCGGTGACGGCCGTGGCCACTGGCGAGGAGGTGCTGCAGAAGCTGGAGGAGCACGAGTACGACTGCCTCGTCATCGACCTGCTGCTGCCCGACACGGACGGCATCAAGCTGGTGGAGGAGGTCAAGACGCAGCAGCGCTTCCGGGATTTGCCCATCGTCGTCTACACCGGCAAGGAGCTCACCTCGAAGGACGAGGCCCGGCTGCGGCGCTACACCGGCAGCGTCATCCTCAAGAGCGGCTCGAAGAGTCCGGAGCTCCTCCTGAGCGACACCGCGCTCTTCCTCCACCGGCTGGACCAGAACCTCCCGCCCCGCGCCCGGGCCGCCCTGGCCCAGCGCAACGAGAAGGACTCGGAGCTGGCCTCCAAGAAGGTGCTCGTCGTCGATGACGACATGCGCAACATCTTCGCCCTCACCAGCGTGCTGGAGAACCACGGCATGCAGGTGGTCTTCGCGGAGAACGGGCGCGCCGCCATCGAGATGCTGGAGCAGCACCGCGACGTGGACATCGTCCTCATGGACGTGATGATGCCGGAGATGGACGGCTATGAGACCATGCGTGCGATTCGCAAGGACCTCAAGTACGCCAGCCTCCCCATCATCGCCGTCACCGCGAAGGCGCTGAAGGATGACCGCGAGAAGTGCATGGCCGCCGGGGCGAGCGACTACCTGCCCAAGCCGGTGGACACCGACAAGCTGCTGGAGCTCATCCGTCTCTGGGTGAGCGCCTGA